In Vespula vulgaris chromosome 19, iyVesVulg1.1, whole genome shotgun sequence, a single genomic region encodes these proteins:
- the LOC127070915 gene encoding uncharacterized protein LOC127070915, translating to MFPVRVILQFVLILIFFDTFVFGKADGMFDKIKTGFRYANDYLEIVKDVANLVSQSLNPEKEESSKRGDHEGDEKNQDFGPTNVISAFFRLLGLDSQKIAAIAVNSVIFLAQMISSLFGLPSVKDNKVDRSIETESPWDPLKFILENKNDKMTRLIEEARNEALPDRLMDTIDGFDSACIRLLLCKASIVIRSAQESLKKKKSNGIRSFTAWLPSKEDFERNSDECEDKYTDCRLFPES from the exons ATGTTCCCGGTCAGAGTGATCCTACAATTCGTcctcattttaatattttttgacaCGTTTGTCTTCGGAAAAGCAGATG GGATGTTCGATAAGATAAAAACTGGTTTTCGATACGCGAACGATTACTTAGAAATCGTCAAGGACGTAGCCAATCTTGTATCTCAAAGTTTGAATCCTGAAAAGGAAGAATCTTCTAAACGCGGAGATCACGAAGGAGATGAGAAAAATCAAGATTTTGGTCCGACCAACGTAATCTCAGCATTCTTCAGATTACTCGGTCTTGATTCACAAAAGATCGCAGCTATTGCAGTGAACAGTGTCATTTTTCTCGCACAAATG ATCAGTTCTCTTTTCGGATTACCATCGGTGAAAGACAATAAAGTTGATCGATCCATTGAAACTGAGTCACCTTGGGATCCACTGAAATTTATCctagagaataaaaatgataaa ATGACAAGATTGATCGAGGAGGCTCGAAACGAGGCACTTCCGGATCGATTGATGGACACAATAGATGGTTTCGATTCAGCCTGCATCAGATTGTTACTTTGTAAAGCATCTATAGTGATCAGATCTGCTCAAGAGTctctgaagaagaagaagtcaaACGGGATTCGTTCGTTTACCGCTTGGCTTCCGTCTAAAGAAGACTTCGAGAGGAACTCCGATGAGTGTGAGGACAAATACACAGATTGTAGATTATTTCCGGAATCATGA